One segment of Macrotis lagotis isolate mMagLag1 chromosome 1, bilby.v1.9.chrom.fasta, whole genome shotgun sequence DNA contains the following:
- the SYTL1 gene encoding synaptotagmin-like protein 1 isoform X4: MPAPSGTVMPAWALTLFEPPFAGRRGPRAPAPAPTEEEPDSQVQAGADPSPGVESWKEEEEEEEEKEEKEAAEAEARAREVQEPEPEPELGPEPESEPEWQGKEEKEKVEPSPAQVQDQRGLRSLENGEEERSSSPGRGPAPPFYRMSSGSSVSSLSSSTLSGSQLSLHSEGEAGAVPVRGSIQFSLLYQPGPGELRVQVIQCQGLAPARKRRSDPYVKSYLLPDKSPQSKRKTAVKKRNLNPVFNEVLRYSVPPSELGGRVLHLSVWHHESLGRNLFLGEVEVPLGTWDWASESAWLPLQPRAPPSPDGLPSRGQLSLALKFIPAGAEGAGLPASGELHFWVKDAQNLVPFRAGPLDCYVQCSVLPDDSRASRQRTRVIRRSLNPVFNHTMVYDGFESEDLQQACAELSLWDHGTLGSRLLGGIRLSLGTGSSYGLQVPWMDSTPEEKHLWQMLLTQPCEWVDGLLPLRTNLVPRT, encoded by the exons GTGCCGACCCCAGCCCCGGCGTAGAGAgctggaaggaagaggaggaggaggaggaggagaaagaggaaaaggaggcgGCGGAGGCGGAGGCTAGGGCCAGAGAGGTCCAGGaaccggagccggagccggagctgGGGCCGGAGCCCGAGTCGGAGCCCGAATggcagggaaaggaggagaaggagaaggtggAGCCCAGCCCTGCCCAAGTCCAG GACCAGCGGGGTCTGCGGAGCCTGGAGAACGGGGAGGAGGAGCGCTCCAGTTCCCCGGGGCGGGGCCCGGCCCCCCCCTTCTACCGCATGAGCAGCGGCTCCTCGGTGTCCAGCCTCAGTTCCTCCACG CTGAGCGGCAGCCAGCTGAGCCTGCACAGCGAGGGCGAGGCGGGCGCGGTGCCCGTGCGCGGCTCCATCCAGTTCTCGCTGCTCTACCAGCCGGGCCCCGGGGAGCTGCGGGTGCAGGTGATCCAGTGCCAGGGGCTGGCCCCGGCCCGGAAACGCCGCTCCGACCC CTACGTGAAGAGCTACCTCCTCCCCGACAAGTCCCCGCAGAGCAAGCGCAAGACCGCGGTGAAGAAGCGCAACCTGAACCCGGTGTTCAACGAGGTCCTGCGG TACTCGGTGCCGCCCTCGGAGCTGGGCGGCCGCGTGCTCCACCTCTCCGTGTGGCACCACGAGAGCCTCGGCCGCAACCTCTTCCTGGGCGAGGTCGAGGTGCCCTTGGGCACGTGGGACTGGGCTTCCGAGTCCGCCTGGCTGCCCCTGCAGCCCCGG GCCCCGCCTTCCCCGGACGGGCTCCCGAGCCGGGGGCAGCTGTCTTTGGCCCTCAAGTTCATCCCAGCTGGCGCAGAAG GCGCCGGGCTCCCTGCCAGTGGAGAGCTGCACTTTTGGGTGAAGGATGCTCAGAACCTGGTCCCCTTCCGAGCAGGCCCCCTGGACTGCTATGTTCAGTG CTCCGTGCTGCCTGATGACAGTCGAGCCAGCCGTCAGAGGACAAGGGTCATCCGCCGCAGCCTGAACCCGGTCTTCAACCACACTATGGTCTATGATGGCTTTGAGTCAGAGGACTTGCAGCAGGCCTGTGCTGAGCTGTCCCTTTGGGACCATGGCACCCTGGGCAGTCGCCTGCTAGGGGGCATTCGTCTCAGCCTGGGCACCG GAAGCAGCTATGGGCTTCAGGTGCCATGGATGGACTCTACTCCAGAAGAGAAGCACCTGTGGCAGATGCTGTTGACCCAGCCCTGTGAGTGGGTGGATGGGCTCCTGCCCCTCAGGACCAACCTTGTACCCAGGACATAG